A region of the Mesotoga sp. UBA6090 genome:
TTAACGAAATGTTTACAAATAAAAGCCGACAATCCTGCTCCACTATATTGACAAACCCGACTTCTTTGGGTAGAATTAAATCAAATAGATAAGTAACCCTTGAAACCCCAAAAGCTCGAACGGTCATTAAAAAAGGCAAAGTACACGAGACCAATATGCGAGTCCCCATCACCCCCCAAGTATGGATGAAGGACAGGCATGTTGAAACCCCCTGGAATATCCCGATTTAAGCCGCCACACTGGCGGCTTTTTTTTACTCAAAGATTGCAGCAACACCAATTAAACCGGGGCCTGTGTGACAAACAAGTGATTGGGAGATCTGACCCGTGATTATTTCACTTATTCCTGCTGCCTCAATCTCGTCTACAGCTATCTTGAAAAACTCTCTAGTCTTCTCACTTTTGTCCGATGTATAAGCGGCAATGTTCAGCAATTTTTTGCCCTCAATGAAATGCAAGAGCTTATTTACCGAAGCTTTAACGGCTCTCTTCATGCCTCTTTCTCTTGAAACGCTGTGATAGACCCCATCTTCGCCAACGGTTATTACAGGCTTCAGATCTAGAAAATCCCCGATTGTTGCAGTAACCTTTCCAATTCGTCCTCCAGCCTTAAGAAACTTTAGGACAGGTATGCAGAAGAAGACCTTGGATTTACTCACAGCATCGCGGATCTCGCTCACCACCTCTTCAAAGGTCAACCCTCGCCGGACCAGATCTATCCCCTTCATAGCAAGCAGTCCTGAGCCAATTGAAATGTTCTTTGA
Encoded here:
- a CDS encoding DegV family protein, translating into MIGVIVDSGCDLPDSMKERDNVRVIPLKIILDGKEYRDNIDITTSDLLQYMEDKFPKTSLPRQSEIGEAFDSLYEKGFREFLYIGISSGLSGTLGQVNTFVRDFSEKHSDVNVEVVDSKNISIGSGLLAMKGIDLVRRGLTFEEVVSEIRDAVSKSKVFFCIPVLKFLKAGGRIGKVTATIGDFLDLKPVITVGEDGVYHSVSRERGMKRAVKASVNKLLHFIEGKKLLNIAAYTSDKSEKTREFFKIAVDEIEAAGISEIITGQISQSLVCHTGPGLIGVAAIFE